Proteins from a genomic interval of candidate division KSB1 bacterium:
- a CDS encoding capsule assembly Wzi family protein — MLNFPVFAQSSRSDSLLAASAAIALEHPVYAFLEKLSAFLPAHALDLHVQPLSREQARQILATAKTKNLALSAADQALLQQYLAEFTDPKVGAAPHSGAERHFLRYEEATAQIFADLFINQQFEFRRGEESGDAEISRTRGGVKIRAALSPRLLAAVEVTNILERGVNDTAEVLTPGAGAPFVLSGRSAFREKVIAYARLLLPWFDLEIGRNELFWHLSPLTQLTLNRENQPFDLIKLDRRGRKFRFTYFHANLRAAQRKFYAAHRLEIMPRRNLLIGVGESVIYGGRGAEFEYLNPLMLHHAAEHLLGDRDNNTLTIDFTFFPFYGAKFYGEIFVDDVSFEFPLGTYWGNKLAYLGGFYWAQPFGWRRGELRLEFARIDPFVYTHADSINVYEQDREGLGGRFGPNAARWTLQAAFQPHRDLRFVSQLSVQRKGRGDLFQPHRPEDGFSKGFLRGVTINSTFWQFEAENQLRRDIYLKLEFAWERRHNAGFVKNAVVTPRRAAFVLRADF, encoded by the coding sequence ATGTTAAATTTCCCTGTTTTTGCTCAATCGAGCCGATCGGATTCCCTGCTCGCCGCTTCTGCCGCGATTGCGCTCGAACATCCAGTTTATGCGTTTCTCGAAAAATTATCGGCGTTTCTGCCGGCGCATGCGCTCGATTTGCACGTGCAGCCGCTCAGCCGCGAACAGGCGCGGCAAATTTTGGCAACAGCCAAAACAAAAAATTTGGCGCTTTCAGCCGCCGATCAAGCGCTGTTGCAGCAATATCTCGCCGAGTTTACCGATCCCAAAGTCGGTGCGGCACCGCATTCAGGCGCGGAACGGCATTTTTTGCGCTACGAGGAAGCCACCGCGCAAATTTTCGCCGATCTGTTCATCAACCAGCAATTTGAATTTCGCCGCGGCGAGGAAAGCGGTGACGCAGAAATCTCGCGGACACGCGGCGGCGTCAAAATCCGCGCCGCGCTTTCTCCCCGCCTGCTGGCCGCGGTTGAAGTGACCAATATTCTCGAACGCGGTGTGAACGACACGGCGGAGGTGTTGACCCCCGGAGCCGGCGCGCCGTTTGTGCTTTCCGGCAGATCCGCCTTTCGCGAAAAAGTCATTGCCTACGCCCGCCTGCTCCTGCCCTGGTTCGATCTGGAAATCGGCCGCAATGAGCTTTTTTGGCATCTCAGCCCGCTGACGCAACTGACGCTGAACCGGGAAAATCAGCCGTTCGATTTGATCAAGCTCGACCGGCGGGGGAGAAAATTCCGCTTTACTTATTTTCATGCGAATTTGCGCGCCGCCCAGCGGAAATTTTACGCCGCCCACCGCCTGGAGATCATGCCGCGGCGGAATCTGCTGATTGGCGTGGGCGAGTCGGTGATTTACGGCGGTCGGGGCGCAGAGTTCGAGTATCTCAATCCGCTCATGCTCCATCACGCCGCCGAGCATTTGCTCGGCGACCGCGACAACAACACGTTGACAATCGATTTCACATTTTTCCCGTTTTACGGCGCCAAGTTTTACGGCGAAATTTTTGTGGATGACGTGAGCTTTGAATTTCCCCTCGGCACCTATTGGGGAAACAAGCTGGCGTATCTCGGCGGGTTTTATTGGGCGCAGCCGTTCGGCTGGCGCCGCGGCGAGCTGCGGTTGGAATTCGCGCGCATCGATCCCTTTGTCTACACCCACGCCGATTCGATCAACGTTTACGAGCAGGATCGTGAAGGCCTCGGCGGCCGTTTCGGCCCGAATGCGGCGCGCTGGACGCTGCAGGCGGCGTTTCAGCCGCATCGCGATTTGCGTTTCGTTTCACAGCTCAGCGTGCAGCGCAAAGGCCGCGGCGATCTGTTTCAGCCGCACCGCCCGGAAGACGGCTTCAGCAAGGGTTTTCTGCGCGGCGTGACGATCAACTCGACCTTTTGGCAATTCGAAGCCGAAAATCAACTGCGGCGGGATATTTATCTGAAACTCGAATTTGCCTGGGAGCGCCGGCACAACGCCGGTTTTGTGAAAAATGCCGTGGTCACCCCGCGTCGCGCTGCGTTTGTTCTGCGTGCGGATTTTTGA
- a CDS encoding response regulator gives MPKRILFIEDEDWSVTPYFQQLQDHNIEIDLASNGDEAINRLQENTYNLIVLDIMFPPGNKIGKDVEPRKAGAILLHMIRRNQILDMKTAPEVPMVVLTAVTDQRLSESIRQLGVNEIFQKPAPFDEVTDKLLTLAKADMME, from the coding sequence ATGCCGAAAAGGATACTTTTTATCGAAGACGAAGATTGGAGTGTTACTCCTTATTTTCAGCAACTACAAGATCATAATATTGAGATAGATCTCGCCTCTAATGGCGATGAGGCAATTAATCGACTTCAGGAAAATACTTACAATTTGATCGTTTTAGATATTATGTTCCCGCCTGGAAATAAGATTGGTAAAGATGTTGAGCCGCGCAAAGCCGGTGCTATATTGCTTCACATGATCAGACGGAACCAAATTCTGGATATGAAAACGGCACCGGAGGTTCCGATGGTTGTTTTAACGGCAGTAACCGATCAAAGGCTTTCAGAGAGTATTAGACAGCTTGGCGTGAACGAAATTTTTCAGAAACCAGCTCCTTTTGATGAAGTTACTGATAAACTACTGACACTCGCAAAAGCTGACATGATGGAGTAA
- a CDS encoding ABC transporter permease — MSSSFFYSLREGLDGFRRAKLASFIALMTMTFALLLLGVLTIATVNLVSLGDALKSRIEFEVFIDNALDDAGIVELQQQVQRVRGVAEAQFISKEEAAKIFKEAFARAGGKDGTTFLDVLDANPLPASFRITLQKSFQNSASAQRVAADIEKLPGVDEVVYRRDLAEALDRYLQWALLIGLGLGLLFCAGAFMLVINDVRLVIHAKRRLIEIMQLVGATRAFVRRPLLMQGFLLGTLGGLIASGGIYLVHRLLLFQLGAVQRLPQFFFVGLVGAGILLGITGSFLGARKYIQ; from the coding sequence ATGAGCTCGAGTTTCTTTTACAGCCTCCGCGAAGGCCTCGATGGTTTTCGCCGCGCCAAATTGGCTTCGTTCATTGCCTTGATGACAATGACATTTGCGCTGCTGCTGCTTGGCGTTCTCACTATCGCCACGGTGAATTTGGTGAGCCTGGGCGACGCTCTAAAAAGCCGGATCGAGTTCGAGGTTTTTATCGACAACGCGCTGGATGATGCCGGCATCGTCGAATTGCAGCAACAGGTGCAGCGCGTGCGCGGCGTCGCCGAAGCCCAATTCATTTCCAAGGAAGAGGCGGCGAAAATTTTCAAAGAAGCATTTGCCCGCGCCGGTGGCAAGGACGGAACAACTTTTCTCGACGTGCTCGACGCCAATCCGCTGCCGGCCTCGTTTCGCATCACGCTGCAAAAATCGTTTCAAAACAGCGCCTCGGCGCAGCGCGTCGCCGCGGACATTGAAAAGCTGCCTGGCGTCGACGAAGTCGTTTACCGTCGCGACCTGGCCGAGGCCCTGGACCGTTACCTGCAATGGGCCTTGTTGATCGGTCTCGGGCTTGGCCTGCTGTTTTGCGCCGGCGCGTTCATGCTGGTGATCAACGATGTCCGCCTCGTTATTCACGCCAAGCGCCGCCTCATCGAGATCATGCAGCTCGTCGGCGCGACGCGCGCCTTCGTGCGCCGGCCGCTTTTGATGCAGGGTTTTTTACTGGGCACGCTGGGCGGCTTGATCGCCTCGGGCGGCATTTATCTCGTACATCGCCTGTTGCTCTTTCAGCTCGGTGCCGTGCAGCGCCTGCCGCAATTTTTTTTCGTGGGCTTGGTTGGCGCCGGCATTTTGTTGGGCATCACCGGCAGCTTTCTCGGAGCGAGGAAATATATTCAATGA
- a CDS encoding NUDIX hydrolase: protein MKYRFCPQCGSPLVLKKKSNGEQAYLTCSKCGFVHYNNPKPCVSAVIIRNGKVLLMKRAYEPFKNHWDYPGGFLESGENPQEGLRREVVEELKINVEIIDFLGIYPDTYGPEGDATLNIYYLCKISNGTIDPQAEVAEARWFVLNDLPQKLAFGHVKLVLDEWRKIERRNEPIFL from the coding sequence ATGAAATATCGTTTTTGTCCGCAGTGCGGCAGCCCACTTGTTTTGAAGAAAAAATCGAATGGCGAACAAGCGTATTTGACGTGTTCCAAATGCGGCTTTGTTCATTACAATAATCCCAAGCCATGCGTCAGTGCCGTAATTATCAGAAATGGCAAAGTGCTTTTAATGAAACGTGCTTACGAGCCTTTTAAAAACCATTGGGATTATCCGGGAGGATTTTTAGAATCCGGTGAAAATCCTCAAGAAGGCTTAAGACGCGAAGTCGTTGAAGAATTGAAAATCAACGTCGAGATTATCGATTTTCTCGGCATTTATCCCGACACGTATGGGCCTGAAGGCGATGCCACTTTAAATATCTACTATCTCTGCAAAATTTCAAACGGAACCATCGATCCCCAAGCCGAAGTTGCAGAGGCGAGGTGGTTTGTCTTGAATGATCTTCCTCAAAAGTTGGCTTTTGGACACGTAAAACTTGTATTAGATGAGTGGAGAAAAATCGAAAGGCGAAACGAACCTATTTTTCTATGA
- a CDS encoding GAF domain-containing protein translates to MKKEYINILIADRDSQTAEKLLEILSHAGYRSQIVSNGNNLRDTTETAIRERTYDLVFLDVAIASDNGEDHAFAIMLQQISPETKIILMLNMIDQKLGKEYSRQGSFRYLLKPIQNKHEVIRLVETCLEPEISNNDLLSAYRSLCYLFRTNNDLNEIYDTVIKCASEVIGTNAVALWERSIDGSFVISASAGSQNIKVQNIKMPSVKGIVEQIIETRDSVLIKDVSHEKFVYPELIAHTQFKWLICVPIFFGNEIYGVIDVYTNRPYGFSEQAVDYLKALASQASVAIQNAKLIDHFNRIGQTITSLQDIKEILERIARSALEVLYAEPVILFQYDQTAKRLVPPPIYAGKLLEEKDYVETFEFSGYSFAELIAAGGKALYIEQNIDQHPLTIKAHKHISDKMPKIRFYEREKIKSLAALILRVEDEVVGLMFLNYRMPQRFSPIEKKIMETFAAHAAIAIKNSRLIEQLRSHEQYLKRVIEGTPDPIIVTENKTDKTGPNWRIEFANRVAHEMFGYDFGSRELEGKNARELFGDQLNRLRHALREAGGEISNFETSFLHKEGYPIPISLSTSILQKDASNRIVKTIGIAKDLTSIKEMEKQKITIDKLRLTLADVGHEFRSPLHIILSQLGGLKYHIDKNYGEDPLVKKITKIVEEEAFRAARQMKNTLFSMVESFEAMGIDFEKGNIGDTILLCADRFRETAAKRGIRIIVYDSAAKKLPPIYYDRTQMEQVFTNLLDNAVKYSHSNQNIEIKGKEVGRKVEISIIDRGLGIPEDHYERIFQGFTRSIFLDTSRYIPGTGLGLMIAKEIVVRHKGAIKVKSVPILKDPIRIKNYEGYETAFFILLPQNPMEV, encoded by the coding sequence ATGAAAAAAGAGTACATCAACATTTTGATCGCTGACCGTGACTCGCAGACAGCAGAAAAGCTGCTTGAAATACTTAGTCATGCGGGTTATCGATCTCAGATAGTAAGTAACGGTAATAACCTGCGCGACACAACTGAAACTGCTATTCGGGAGCGAACTTACGACCTTGTATTCTTAGATGTGGCAATCGCCTCTGACAATGGGGAAGACCATGCCTTTGCAATTATGCTTCAACAAATTTCGCCTGAAACAAAGATCATTTTGATGCTTAATATGATTGATCAAAAGCTTGGGAAGGAATATAGTCGGCAAGGTAGTTTTCGATATCTGCTGAAACCGATTCAGAATAAGCACGAAGTTATTCGCTTGGTGGAAACCTGCCTGGAGCCGGAAATATCAAATAATGACCTCCTTTCGGCATATAGAAGCCTTTGCTACTTATTCAGGACAAATAATGATCTTAATGAGATTTATGATACCGTGATTAAGTGTGCCTCTGAGGTGATAGGAACAAATGCAGTTGCTCTGTGGGAAAGGAGTATCGATGGTTCTTTTGTCATCAGCGCTAGCGCTGGATCGCAAAACATTAAAGTACAGAATATCAAGATGCCTTCGGTAAAAGGGATTGTTGAACAAATCATAGAGACTCGCGATTCTGTTCTAATTAAAGATGTTAGTCATGAAAAATTTGTCTATCCGGAATTAATTGCTCACACGCAATTCAAATGGTTGATTTGTGTTCCGATCTTTTTTGGCAACGAAATTTATGGTGTAATTGATGTATATACTAACCGACCCTATGGTTTTTCGGAGCAGGCAGTTGACTATCTAAAAGCATTGGCTAGTCAAGCGAGTGTAGCGATTCAAAATGCTAAATTAATTGACCATTTCAATCGAATCGGACAAACCATTACTTCGTTGCAGGATATTAAAGAAATCTTAGAACGTATTGCGCGAAGTGCGTTAGAAGTTCTTTATGCTGAGCCGGTCATTCTTTTTCAGTATGATCAGACCGCGAAACGTCTCGTGCCTCCACCTATTTATGCCGGCAAATTATTGGAAGAGAAAGATTACGTTGAAACCTTTGAATTCAGCGGCTATTCTTTTGCCGAGCTCATCGCCGCTGGTGGGAAGGCGCTTTATATTGAGCAAAACATAGATCAACATCCTCTCACGATAAAAGCACACAAGCACATTAGTGACAAAATGCCTAAAATTAGGTTTTACGAAAGAGAAAAAATTAAGTCTCTTGCCGCTCTCATCTTGCGGGTGGAGGATGAGGTTGTCGGCCTCATGTTTCTTAATTACCGCATGCCGCAGCGATTCTCGCCAATCGAAAAGAAAATTATGGAAACCTTTGCGGCGCATGCGGCTATTGCCATCAAAAATTCAAGACTCATCGAACAACTCCGCAGTCATGAGCAGTATTTGAAGCGCGTTATTGAGGGAACACCAGATCCAATTATCGTAACTGAAAATAAGACAGACAAAACTGGACCGAACTGGAGGATTGAATTCGCAAATCGAGTAGCTCACGAAATGTTTGGGTATGATTTCGGTTCCAGAGAGCTTGAGGGCAAAAATGCCAGAGAACTCTTCGGAGATCAACTGAATCGATTGAGGCACGCGCTTCGCGAAGCTGGCGGTGAGATATCAAATTTCGAGACTTCATTCCTTCACAAAGAAGGTTATCCAATTCCGATAAGCCTTTCAACTTCCATTTTGCAGAAAGACGCGTCGAATAGAATTGTTAAAACAATTGGGATTGCTAAGGATTTAACCAGTATAAAAGAAATGGAAAAACAAAAAATTACCATCGATAAATTGCGGCTCACCCTCGCTGACGTTGGCCATGAATTTAGATCTCCTTTACATATTATCCTCTCACAATTAGGAGGGTTGAAATATCATATTGATAAGAACTACGGTGAGGATCCGTTAGTGAAAAAAATTACCAAGATTGTCGAAGAAGAAGCATTTCGAGCGGCACGCCAGATGAAAAATACTTTGTTTTCAATGGTAGAATCTTTCGAAGCGATGGGGATCGATTTCGAGAAAGGTAATATTGGTGATACAATTTTGCTTTGTGCAGATAGATTTCGTGAGACGGCTGCTAAAAGAGGAATTAGAATAATTGTATATGACAGCGCTGCTAAAAAACTACCGCCAATTTATTATGATAGGACGCAAATGGAGCAAGTTTTTACGAACCTTCTAGATAATGCGGTCAAATACTCACATTCTAACCAAAATATTGAAATCAAGGGCAAGGAAGTCGGAAGAAAAGTTGAAATCTCGATTATAGATCGTGGTCTGGGAATTCCGGAAGACCATTACGAGCGTATTTTCCAGGGTTTTACTCGAAGCATATTTTTAGACACCTCACGATACATTCCGGGAACCGGCCTAGGCCTGATGATTGCTAAAGAAATCGTTGTACGGCATAAGGGAGCAATCAAAGTTAAAAGTGTTCCCATTTTAAAAGATCCGATAAGGATAAAGAATTATGAAGGATACGAAACAGCATTTTTTATCTTGTTGCCGCAGAACCCGATGGAGGTATAA
- a CDS encoding glycosyltransferase family 39 protein, giving the protein MSERTMTEPSEERKLSWADWKFLPLIFLLSMVLNLWGNRWGAPHFWHPDEIVSRAISMFGNREINPHHFAYGGLHYYTVWAGAIIPVKIYERFVDPPPAAIDSQDGRAWFEREKARVIQMARTLSALMSMLVVGFTFFIGAKLFDKRAGYLAALFVSVAMAFVAIAHLSTVDAPSNFWYWLSCAFALMIWKRGHLKWYVLAALTAGLAIGVKTDRLMILFPLLLSHFLRHEGLQWRKLLLSAILLKVGFVIANPTFIIAPFEFLDGYTRDLFFNANRGVPGQTSYWRMMEFMQTGLGWPLFVLALIGLAYALYQLARRQNTQAIPWLLATVAPYFIIFGAKSETAPWYLPFFFPALMIFAAHAVIDLMGAIPKRHAAFAKAAVAIIVVYSFLNCVALVLQFSNESRYLAGEWIEKNVPANATIQMLARGPVLTPGKYQIINPPPDKEFYDFARGWAENLARDQTYQKIRQAILDLEKWLGGFGMPVREKPYQAWFDLSFAMYEDKPANGLPTADTLKTPEPDYILLIEDLQFNTLKQLKEPGSGYQLAAQFRYVNRLGVQPFFEFVNPPVYVFERREGTSNRESEN; this is encoded by the coding sequence ATGAGCGAACGAACAATGACTGAGCCGTCCGAGGAAAGAAAACTATCCTGGGCGGATTGGAAATTTTTGCCGCTGATCTTTTTGCTCAGCATGGTTTTGAATCTGTGGGGCAACCGTTGGGGCGCGCCGCATTTCTGGCATCCGGATGAAATCGTCTCCCGCGCCATCAGCATGTTCGGCAACCGCGAGATCAATCCGCATCACTTTGCCTACGGCGGCTTGCATTATTACACCGTCTGGGCCGGCGCCATCATCCCGGTCAAAATTTACGAGCGCTTTGTCGATCCGCCGCCTGCTGCGATTGACTCGCAAGACGGCCGGGCCTGGTTCGAGCGTGAAAAAGCCCGCGTCATTCAAATGGCGCGAACCCTCTCTGCGCTGATGTCGATGCTCGTTGTCGGATTTACGTTCTTCATCGGCGCGAAACTGTTCGACAAACGCGCCGGCTACCTCGCCGCGCTCTTCGTGTCGGTGGCCATGGCCTTCGTGGCCATCGCGCATCTTTCCACCGTCGATGCGCCGTCGAATTTTTGGTACTGGCTGTCGTGCGCGTTCGCCCTGATGATTTGGAAACGCGGCCATCTCAAGTGGTACGTCCTGGCGGCCTTGACCGCCGGTCTCGCCATCGGCGTGAAAACCGACCGCCTGATGATTTTGTTTCCCCTGCTCCTCTCGCATTTTCTCCGCCACGAAGGCCTGCAATGGCGTAAATTATTGTTGAGCGCGATTCTCCTAAAGGTCGGCTTCGTCATCGCCAATCCAACCTTCATCATCGCGCCGTTTGAATTTCTTGACGGCTACACGCGCGATTTGTTTTTCAACGCCAATCGCGGCGTGCCGGGACAAACTTCTTATTGGCGCATGATGGAATTCATGCAAACCGGCTTGGGCTGGCCGTTATTCGTGCTCGCGCTCATCGGGCTGGCGTATGCGCTTTATCAGCTCGCGCGGCGGCAAAATACCCAGGCCATTCCTTGGCTTCTCGCCACGGTGGCGCCGTATTTCATCATCTTCGGCGCCAAATCGGAAACCGCGCCGTGGTATTTGCCCTTCTTCTTCCCGGCGTTGATGATCTTCGCGGCGCACGCCGTCATCGACTTGATGGGTGCCATCCCGAAACGCCATGCCGCTTTCGCCAAAGCCGCGGTTGCGATCATCGTCGTGTATTCTTTTTTAAATTGTGTCGCGCTGGTTTTGCAATTCTCCAACGAATCGCGCTATCTGGCGGGTGAATGGATTGAAAAAAATGTTCCGGCGAATGCAACCATTCAGATGCTGGCGCGCGGGCCGGTTTTGACGCCCGGAAAGTATCAAATCATTAATCCGCCGCCGGACAAGGAATTTTATGACTTCGCCCGAGGCTGGGCCGAGAATCTGGCGCGCGACCAAACCTATCAAAAAATCCGCCAGGCCATTCTCGATCTCGAAAAATGGCTGGGCGGCTTCGGCATGCCCGTGCGCGAAAAACCGTATCAAGCCTGGTTCGACCTCTCGTTTGCCATGTACGAAGACAAACCCGCCAACGGCCTGCCGACCGCCGACACCCTGAAAACGCCCGAGCCGGATTACATTCTGCTCATCGAAGATTTGCAATTTAATACTTTAAAGCAACTCAAGGAACCCGGCTCCGGCTATCAGCTCGCCGCGCAGTTTCGCTACGTCAATCGCCTCGGCGTCCAGCCGTTCTTTGAGTTTGTCAACCCGCCGGTGTATGTGTTTGAGAGGAGAGAAGGGACGAGCAATAGAGAATCTGAAAATTAG
- a CDS encoding response regulator: MKKLKLLFVDDEKNILDDLEEIFGYTGKYDFFSVDNGRKALEILKNQNIDLVITDIRMPEMDGLELARQIHQNHRGVKIFFITAVQDLIGRALKVDPVDVVEKPIRSDILLHRVEKYFENKRRINIGKWAAVGGVVLTVFQGFSSVMQIVREPSFASAVQSLVFVALLVFFVVVLIRLWRS; this comes from the coding sequence ATGAAAAAGCTCAAGCTCCTTTTTGTCGACGACGAAAAAAATATATTGGATGATCTCGAAGAAATATTCGGGTATACCGGTAAATATGATTTCTTTAGCGTCGATAATGGCCGGAAGGCATTAGAAATTTTAAAAAATCAGAATATTGATTTGGTGATCACCGATATCAGAATGCCTGAAATGGATGGCTTGGAATTGGCAAGACAGATTCATCAAAACCATCGTGGCGTCAAAATCTTTTTCATAACCGCCGTTCAAGATCTTATTGGACGTGCCTTAAAAGTTGATCCGGTCGATGTTGTGGAAAAACCCATTAGAAGTGATATTTTGTTACATAGGGTAGAAAAGTATTTTGAAAACAAACGCCGAATCAATATTGGCAAATGGGCGGCTGTAGGCGGAGTTGTTTTGACAGTATTCCAGGGCTTTTCTTCAGTCATGCAAATCGTTCGAGAACCGTCATTTGCCAGCGCGGTGCAAAGTTTGGTTTTCGTCGCTTTGTTGGTTTTTTTTGTTGTTGTCTTAATTCGATTATGGAGATCATAG
- a CDS encoding ATP-binding protein, with protein MKESLDTSFAQFIEKNVEALRTVASASSSDLGMLWVVLVYIFDFNCLYLYETDDGINFRKTAAFKRDLLDVEPKYEDFASLMKSAFEAGKAKSTQREEALKNKMLFVEAIAAIPLVINNTKKILVICKQLVKSKDEVVGGYIFDVYKLELYLSVIRIFVRVHEQERQLLQSEKLAELGTLTAGITHEINNPLNTIITKLKMLQDYVLDFKQFLIEFKDDNRLLLSKTKRLNADFIIDRLEKSIQLPLEMAERLRSIVMSLKRFAAIDTGEIELVNVNHLLEDALEIVRNKVKHKAVVNKNYDQNLKPIKTSPNRLSQVLVNLLDNAADAIADHGNMRIKTWQDEKETFIRIIDDGTGISKENLQRIFTPYFTTKEGGLGIGLYISQRIINELGGTITVESQLEKGTTFTVRLPL; from the coding sequence ATGAAAGAGTCGTTAGATACAAGTTTTGCACAATTTATTGAAAAGAATGTCGAAGCTTTGCGAACAGTTGCAAGCGCAAGTTCTTCAGATCTCGGGATGTTATGGGTAGTTCTGGTTTATATATTCGACTTCAATTGTCTTTATCTTTACGAAACCGATGACGGAATTAATTTTCGAAAAACCGCTGCATTCAAAAGAGACCTTCTCGATGTAGAACCGAAGTATGAAGATTTTGCTTCGTTAATGAAATCCGCTTTTGAGGCAGGAAAGGCAAAATCGACACAGAGAGAAGAGGCACTAAAGAATAAAATGTTATTCGTGGAGGCCATCGCCGCCATTCCACTTGTCATTAATAATACCAAAAAGATTCTGGTCATTTGTAAACAGCTCGTGAAGTCAAAGGATGAAGTCGTAGGGGGCTATATCTTTGACGTTTATAAGTTGGAACTCTATTTATCGGTTATCAGGATATTTGTGCGGGTTCATGAGCAAGAGAGACAATTACTACAAAGCGAGAAGTTAGCAGAACTCGGAACATTGACAGCGGGCATCACTCATGAAATAAATAATCCCCTTAACACCATTATTACGAAGCTTAAGATGCTCCAAGATTATGTGCTTGACTTCAAACAATTTTTGATCGAATTCAAAGACGATAACCGGTTACTCTTAAGCAAAACAAAACGTCTAAACGCCGATTTTATTATTGATCGTTTAGAGAAAAGCATCCAACTTCCCCTGGAAATGGCGGAACGGCTTAGGTCAATTGTTATGAGCTTAAAGCGATTTGCTGCCATTGATACGGGAGAGATAGAGCTCGTTAATGTCAATCATCTGCTGGAAGATGCTTTAGAAATTGTACGGAATAAAGTCAAGCACAAAGCTGTAGTGAACAAGAACTATGATCAAAATTTGAAACCGATAAAAACCTCGCCTAATAGACTAAGCCAGGTCTTGGTTAACTTATTGGATAACGCGGCAGATGCAATTGCAGATCATGGCAATATGCGAATTAAAACTTGGCAAGACGAAAAAGAGACATTTATTCGAATCATCGACGATGGAACCGGAATTTCTAAGGAAAATCTTCAAAGAATATTTACGCCTTACTTTACCACGAAAGAGGGCGGTTTGGGTATAGGTTTATATATCAGTCAGCGGATTATCAATGAATTAGGAGGGACAATCACTGTAGAATCACAACTAGAGAAAGGAACGACTTTTACAGTTCGACTTCCTTTGTAA